One stretch of Akkermansia massiliensis DNA includes these proteins:
- a CDS encoding M20 metallopeptidase family protein codes for MQISLLTLLVLLLQTFSAMAQQPEVQSAARDAVEWRHHIHENPELSFEEYKTSNYVADLLASFGHIEILRPTKTSVVGILRGGKPGKTVGFRADMDALPVQEETGFSFASKTPGVSHACGHDMHTAMLLGTAKVLASMQKELPGTVYFIFQPGEEKSPGGALPIIKSGVLKGVDAIFGAHVMPNEPAGSIGILPAGAASSSSDGFFLTIQGKGSHGSMPQLGVDPIVTGSEIVMALQTVVSRNATPGDMAVITVGKFQSGNAPNVIPDKAELGASIRSVTPETRKLLEERTRSVIDHVCKANGAQYKLDYVLGYPSIQNNAALRELAKKAAVEAVGEKNVFDSPRIPASEDFSYYAQVAPTYFMTIGSGDGPANHNPGFKADDGAILNGIKAEVRMILDYLNSK; via the coding sequence CGCAGCAACCGGAGGTGCAGAGCGCCGCCAGGGACGCCGTGGAGTGGCGGCACCATATCCATGAGAATCCGGAATTGTCTTTTGAAGAATACAAGACGAGCAATTATGTGGCGGACCTGCTTGCCTCGTTCGGCCACATTGAAATTCTGCGGCCTACGAAGACCTCCGTGGTCGGCATTCTGCGCGGCGGAAAGCCCGGGAAAACCGTCGGCTTCCGGGCGGACATGGACGCGCTTCCCGTGCAGGAGGAGACAGGATTTTCCTTTGCCAGCAAAACACCGGGCGTAAGCCATGCCTGCGGGCATGACATGCACACGGCCATGCTGCTGGGAACAGCCAAGGTTCTTGCCTCCATGCAGAAGGAATTGCCCGGCACGGTGTATTTCATTTTCCAGCCCGGGGAGGAAAAATCGCCCGGGGGCGCCCTTCCGATCATCAAGAGCGGAGTTCTCAAAGGCGTAGACGCCATCTTCGGTGCGCATGTGATGCCCAATGAACCTGCCGGGTCCATCGGCATTCTGCCGGCGGGGGCCGCCTCTTCCTCGTCGGACGGTTTTTTCCTTACCATTCAGGGGAAGGGTTCCCATGGCTCCATGCCGCAGCTGGGCGTGGACCCCATCGTCACGGGCTCTGAAATCGTGATGGCACTGCAAACGGTCGTCTCCCGCAATGCGACGCCCGGGGACATGGCCGTGATCACCGTGGGAAAATTCCAGTCCGGCAACGCTCCCAACGTCATTCCGGACAAAGCGGAGCTGGGAGCCTCCATCCGTTCCGTAACGCCGGAAACCCGCAAACTGCTGGAAGAACGCACCCGGTCCGTCATCGACCATGTATGCAAGGCCAATGGAGCGCAGTACAAGCTGGATTACGTTCTGGGCTATCCGTCCATCCAGAATAATGCTGCCCTGCGGGAACTGGCGAAGAAGGCGGCCGTTGAAGCCGTGGGTGAGAAGAACGTTTTTGATTCTCCCAGAATACCGGCCAGTGAGGATTTCTCCTATTATGCGCAGGTAGCGCCCACTTATTTCATGACCATCGGTTCCGGGGACGGCCCTGCGAATCACAATCCCGGATTCAAGGCGGACGACGGAGCGATTCTCAACGGAATCAAGGCGGAGGTCCGGATGATCCTGGATTACCTGAACTCCAAATAA
- a CDS encoding 3-dehydroquinate synthase: protein MSLHTLNIRLDFPYRTGFTHGAFRPENDALASLMEQRPGGRVLVLMEEGLERFYPQLPADIDRYFEKNAGELAYAGCRSVPGGEAAKTGFAAWEKALRHIVEAGIDRHSYIIAVGGGAFLDVAGFAAATAHRGIRLLRVPTTTLSQADSGVGVKNGINFMGQKNYLGTFAVAWATLNDFLFLHSQPLSLKRAGLAEVVKVAVVKDASFFDWLETNADALAACERDALEYAVERSALLHAAHIAGGGDAFELGSSRPLDFGHWAAHYMETMSGYTLGHAEAVSVGMCLDILYSVRKGWLPAAEAERIVSVLKALGLPVFHPLLSRRTEDGACEVLKGLEAFREHLGGHLTVLMLTGIGRGKDVHEIDAALMEECIREMQEAARCSGQE, encoded by the coding sequence ATGTCCCTTCATACGCTGAATATCCGGCTGGATTTTCCCTATAGAACGGGCTTTACCCACGGAGCCTTCCGTCCGGAAAACGATGCGCTGGCCAGCCTGATGGAGCAGAGGCCCGGAGGCCGCGTCCTCGTCCTCATGGAGGAAGGGCTGGAACGGTTTTATCCGCAGCTCCCGGCGGACATCGACCGTTATTTTGAAAAGAACGCCGGAGAACTGGCCTATGCCGGCTGCCGTTCCGTTCCGGGCGGGGAAGCGGCCAAAACCGGCTTTGCCGCGTGGGAAAAGGCCCTCCGCCACATTGTGGAAGCGGGCATCGACCGCCATTCCTACATCATTGCCGTGGGAGGCGGGGCGTTTCTGGACGTAGCGGGCTTTGCCGCCGCCACCGCCCACCGCGGCATCCGGCTGCTGCGCGTGCCCACCACCACCCTTTCCCAGGCGGATTCCGGCGTAGGCGTCAAAAACGGAATTAACTTCATGGGGCAGAAGAACTACCTGGGCACCTTCGCCGTAGCCTGGGCCACGCTTAACGACTTCCTGTTCCTTCATTCCCAGCCCCTCTCCCTTAAAAGGGCCGGCCTGGCGGAAGTGGTGAAGGTGGCCGTGGTAAAAGACGCCTCCTTCTTTGACTGGCTGGAAACGAACGCCGACGCGCTGGCCGCCTGCGAGCGGGACGCGCTGGAATATGCCGTGGAGCGTTCCGCGCTGCTGCACGCCGCTCACATCGCCGGAGGTGGAGACGCCTTTGAATTGGGTTCCAGCCGCCCCCTGGACTTCGGACACTGGGCCGCCCATTACATGGAAACCATGTCCGGCTACACGCTGGGCCATGCGGAAGCCGTTTCCGTGGGCATGTGCCTGGATATCCTTTATTCCGTCAGGAAGGGATGGCTGCCTGCTGCGGAGGCGGAAAGAATCGTCTCCGTACTGAAAGCCCTGGGACTGCCCGTGTTCCACCCTCTGCTCTCCCGCAGGACGGAGGATGGCGCATGCGAAGTGCTGAAGGGCCTGGAAGCCTTCCGTGAGCACCTTGGCGGCCATTTGACGGTATTGATGCTTACCGGGATAGGCCGGGGAAAGGACGTCCATGAAATAGACGCCGCGCTAATGGAGGAATGCATCCGGGAAATGCAGGAGGCCGCCCGCTGCTCCGGCCAGGAATAG
- a CDS encoding S1C family serine protease: MKILSLFALGSLILLGGCQPREAGRTAPEPQPGQQPETPPEQVEETAAPAQLPSPTNSMVGINATNQGYAMVQPWSKENPAYSQGFGIYLGDGNILTAANIVYSASFVEVTSADGSQTVPVTVTAFDPEANLALLRLKNEADAAFLDKLVPVTLGNAPRLGDKVTFWQFNDDGLPITTSGTLLATESSSPFTNSEPFVLYNVKSSVTPLKGGAGNPIMRDNKLVALSASCDPSAQKALAVTHTMISRFLQQARSGNYTGFPADGTQVTELTDPVFRKFLGLPETGGGFYVVKLPVYGSFYKAGVRPGDVVESVNGIPLDSKGLIRDPALGPVSANVLFRDSAMPGDTITLGIRRKDKDGVSQPMTLDVKLDRSALEGDLINPAPFISNPPYRIYGGLVFVPLTGALMREINKLSKNRPPLNLLEAIQKKEDIRKKGVDEIVVFLMALPTQATLGYAQMNSSIVEKVNGVQVKSLKHLNQLLDLPAPGGTHRIEVAQQPYTMYMSQKEAAKADRFIQMRAVPVLRRD, encoded by the coding sequence ATGAAAATTCTTTCCCTTTTCGCCCTCGGTTCCCTGATTCTGCTCGGCGGCTGCCAGCCGCGCGAAGCCGGACGAACCGCTCCCGAACCCCAGCCCGGGCAGCAGCCGGAAACACCGCCTGAACAGGTGGAGGAAACGGCCGCTCCGGCGCAGCTCCCTTCTCCCACCAACTCCATGGTAGGCATTAACGCCACCAACCAGGGCTATGCCATGGTCCAGCCGTGGAGCAAGGAAAACCCGGCGTACAGCCAGGGCTTCGGCATTTACCTGGGGGACGGCAATATTCTGACGGCGGCCAACATCGTTTATTCCGCCAGCTTCGTGGAAGTGACCTCCGCGGACGGCTCCCAAACGGTTCCCGTGACCGTGACCGCCTTTGACCCGGAAGCCAATCTTGCCCTGCTGCGCCTGAAAAACGAGGCAGACGCCGCCTTCCTGGACAAGCTGGTGCCCGTCACGCTGGGGAACGCCCCGCGCCTGGGCGACAAGGTGACCTTCTGGCAGTTCAATGACGACGGCCTCCCCATCACTACGTCCGGAACCCTTCTGGCAACGGAAAGCTCCAGCCCTTTCACCAACAGCGAACCTTTTGTCCTGTACAATGTCAAATCCTCCGTCACGCCTCTGAAAGGCGGCGCAGGCAACCCCATCATGAGGGATAATAAACTGGTGGCTCTCAGCGCCAGCTGCGATCCTTCCGCCCAGAAGGCGCTGGCCGTGACCCATACCATGATTTCCCGGTTCCTCCAACAGGCCCGGTCCGGCAATTACACCGGCTTCCCGGCGGACGGCACCCAGGTCACGGAGCTGACGGACCCCGTTTTCCGCAAGTTCCTGGGCCTTCCGGAAACCGGCGGCGGCTTTTACGTGGTGAAACTGCCTGTCTACGGTTCCTTTTACAAGGCAGGCGTGCGTCCCGGAGACGTGGTGGAAAGCGTCAACGGCATTCCGCTGGACAGCAAAGGCCTGATCAGGGACCCCGCGCTGGGCCCCGTTTCCGCCAACGTCCTGTTCCGTGACTCCGCCATGCCGGGGGACACCATCACGCTGGGCATCCGCCGCAAGGATAAGGACGGCGTCAGCCAGCCCATGACGCTGGATGTCAAGCTTGACCGGAGCGCGCTGGAGGGGGATCTGATCAATCCGGCCCCCTTTATTTCCAATCCCCCCTACCGCATTTACGGAGGTCTGGTGTTCGTCCCCCTGACGGGAGCCCTGATGAGGGAAATCAATAAGCTCAGCAAGAACCGCCCCCCTCTCAACCTGCTGGAAGCTATTCAGAAAAAGGAAGACATCCGGAAAAAAGGCGTGGATGAAATCGTGGTCTTCCTGATGGCGCTGCCCACCCAGGCCACGCTGGGCTATGCCCAGATGAACTCCTCCATTGTGGAAAAAGTGAACGGCGTCCAGGTAAAGAGCCTCAAGCACCTCAACCAGCTTCTGGACCTGCCCGCTCCCGGCGGCACGCACCGCATTGAGGTGGCCCAGCAGCCGTACACCATGTACATGTCCCAGAAAGAGGCCGCCAAGGCGGACCGCTTCATCCAGATGAGGGCTGTTCCCGTGCTCCGCAGGGATTAG